The Moorena producens PAL-8-15-08-1 genomic interval TTACTCTCAATCTAAACTGGTTCCCAGCACTCAGCACGAGTCAGGCGAATTTGTGCTAGGGTTAAGATTGTTGGAATAATCCGACCGTAGTTGGTTGCGATCGCTCTCCAGCCTAAGTCAACAAAGAAATAGCTCCACATGATCGGACCTAGGCAGGCAAAAACACTCCTAGTAACTCCATAACGAGCAGCACTCAGTGCCATTCCCTGTCGTGCTGTTTGTAGTGTAAAGTAGTTCTGAAACTGAGCTGCTGCTGCCAAACCCCCCTTCACTAGGGCTTGTTTAGCCACCTGATAGCGAGCGAAATGCAGGGCAAACTGACGTGCCACCTGTTGTAGTATTATTGGCTTTAGAATCGAGGTCAATGCTAGGGCGCTACCACCTTTGAGTAAAAAGTCGATAGGATTGTGCTGGATTTGTACAGGTAAGGGTTCAGGAAGTTTTGACTTAGCTAAGGATTTCTGTACCTGTACTGTGAGGGATTGCTGCTCTTGGGTTGGTAAGCGTTTCCAGGTTTTCTCCATGAGGTGAAGAAATATTTCTGCTTCCAAGTCAGTTGTAGTCAGACGTTGATAGTAAGGAATTTTGAGGTAACGACAAACTTGAATCAGGGCTTGTCGGTAGGTTACTTCACTCGTTCGTCCCTTCAGTACTGTTACTCCATCTGCTGCCAAGAAGCGAAATCGCTCTTCGAGGGAATCCAACCAAGCTTCACGGTTTTGGCTTTGGATATCGATTGGCTCAGGGAGCTGAAGGTAATCTAAGGGATTAAACCTACGACAGAATAGAATGTCTGTCATTTGTTGTAATTCTTCAACGGTTGCTAACTCTAACGCAGTTCTAAGCTCATCCAACGTTCTTCCCTCCACAACCCCGTTTTTTGTGCTGTCCTCTATTCTACTCCTATCAGTTTTCTAGTAGGAGTTTGAATCTACTTTGATTTAGTAAGCTGTTAGGCATTTGGCAGCTATACTGAAGCGACGGGTTGGCCTTTATGGGGAGATTTGTCCCACTCGTGCTTTGCATCAAGACACGGACAAGAGTTTCAGGTTTTTTTTTGATTTAATCAAGCAATGCAGTCGGCTGCACTAGGACAAGGAGCGAATAAGCGAATTCCCGCCATGGAATTCTTGGGTATTGGCAGGTTTTAGACAAGCTAAACCAAAAAAACAATGAGTCAATGAGTTGCTTGAGTTACTTTTATACTACATTTGAAATACAATAAAAAGGAAGCGTCAAGTTTTTAGGGGCAAGATGACTCAAGAAATTTACCGAGATTGGGGCAGTCGTTTTGTTCCAATGGTTTTGCTCGAATTAGGGTATGCGTTCGCGTAGCGTGGCCTACGGCCAATCGCTTAGCGGCTCTGTTAGCGTAGCGTGGCCTTTGGCCTTAAGAGTATCGCAACAGAAGTCTTTACAGTTACCACAGCCGATCCGGATCAGTATGCTACTGTGGTAAACGGTGACTAAATTAAAACTTCCCATAGCCAGAAGCCAAAAGATTTTGAATAAACTTTCATTGATGAAGAGGCGAGTTCAAGTTAAACCCAATTCTAAGCATCAAAATATAGAAGACAAGGCCAAAGGCCACGCTACGCGATCAGACGATGGGAGACTCAAGGTGCATTTGAAGTCACCACCTTTAGATGGGCTTTGCCAATCAAGAGTTAATTGAGTTGCTGGCTCAACGGTTTAAGGTACCAAAGTCTCGTATCCAAATTAAGTCAGGTTTATCCTCAAGGAATAAATTGATTGAAATCAACACCAATCCCTAACTAGCTGCAATAGGTTACCCATGCAATACCGTCATGATTAGCCCAAATATAACTGAAATTCGCCGGGATTGGAGGATTTAGCGGACAAGACAACCATCCCAAATCCAAAAATCCCAGTTGATAGCCTTCGTGGTAAGCACGGAGCTAGAGTCCAAACAGCGCCAGACTGACAAGCAATCGGATATGCTTAGTTTTGGTGTATTAGTATTTTATTGAAACAACACAAGTGTCAATCTCTTCATCTACTGCCCCACAAGTCAGCACACTTCAGAAAACTGTAGTTACTACCGTGATCGCGATGTCCCCTTTGGGAGTAATCGCTGCGATAGTAGTTATGTTGCTTCAGAAACTGAACGTCCAGCCTCTCGATATTGGTCTTTTTCTCGGGATGTACATCCTGAATTTCATCGGTATTACCGTCGGGTATCACAGGCTTTTTAGCCATCGTGCCTTCCATACTGGACCTTTTATAAGGGCATTCTTAGCCATTGCTGGATGTATGGCAGCTCAAGGACCAGTCACTAGCTGGGTTCACCATCATCGCTGCCATCATATTTACTCTGACCAAGACGGAGACACTCACTCACCCCATCTTCACCAGGGAGGATTTTGGGGATTTATCCAAGGGTTTTGGCATTCCCATATTGCTTGGATTGTGAATGTGGATTGGCAGCCTCCCTATAAGTATGCTCCTGACCTAATCAAGGACAAGCTGATCCGAAGAATAGACAACCTCTACGTCTTTTGGGTATTGCTGTCCCTGTTAATTCCTGGTTTCCTGGGTGGAGTCTTGACTGGTTCTGTCTCAGGAGTCTTAGGTGGTTTAATCTGGGGCGGAGCATTTCGGATTTTTCTGGTCCGTCAAATCACCTTTTGTGTCAACTCAGTTTGCCACCTCTGGGGAAACGAGCTGTTCACTACCTCTGATATGAGCAAAAACAATCCTATTGTCGCCATCTTGACCCTTGGTGAAGGGTGGCACAATAATCACCATGCCTTTCCCAACTCAGCAAGATTTGGACATTATTGGTGGCAACTTGACCTGGGTTGGTTGTTCATCCTGCTGCTTCAGCGCTTAGGACTAGCCTGGAATGTCAAATTACCATCAAAAGACGAACTGCAACCTAGAAGTATCTAATCCCAGGATTAAGAATTTCAGGTGAACTACCTATCGCTGCGCACGCCCCTCGCGAGGGGCTTTCTAGTTCAAGGAGTACTGTCTTGTAGACCCTTGATAGACAATCTATCTAGATGTTCCCTCCCCCTGTTAAACTAGAAAAGAATATTTTGCTCAAAGCTAAGGTTGTAAAGCCTTGGAATTCAAGACCAGGCTGCGCTATGATCGCGCGTCGGATGTCAAATCCAGGAGTGCTAACTATTAGTAGCAAACCTCATCAAAGGTTAGCAAATATGTATAAAGCTCTTCAAACTAAACTAAAGCTAAATAACCATCAGAAAACTTTGATGGCTAAACATGCAGGGTATTCTCGATGGGTTTATAACTGGGGATTGGCTTTATGGCAACAAGCTTACTCAGAAGGGCTAAAGCCATCAGCTAGTAAGCTCAGAAAGCTTTTTACCAATCACGTAAAGCCTCAATACCCTTGGATGAATCAGTTATCCTCCAAAGTGTACCAATACGCTTTTATTGATTTAGGAGAAGCTATAGCGCGATTTTTTAAAGGTAATGGTGGATACCCTAGATTTAAGAAAAAAGGAGCCCATGATAGCTTTACTATTGATAATTCTGGAGCACCAATTAAACTCTCAGGCTGCAAGCATAAACTACCATTACTAGGTTGGGTGAGGACTTATGAGCCTTTGCCAGAAGTGACGACAAAGAAAATTACCATATCTCGTCAGGCTGACGGTTGGTATCTAAGTTTTCATTATGGACATGAACCAAACCCAACCCCAAAGCAAATAGATGTAGTGGGAGTAGATTTAGGGGTCAAGGCATTAGCCGTACTAAGTACTGGGGAAATTATATGTGGTTCTAAACCTTATCGCCAAGCCAAAAAACAACTAGCGAGGTGTCAGCGTGACTTGTCCAGAAAAGTTAAAGGTTCTCAGAACTGGTACAAAGCCGTAAACCGACTAGCCAAAAAACATCAGAGAGTAGCCAACATTCGCAAAGATACATTACATAAACTGACTGCCTACTTAGCTAAGAACCACGGCACGGTAGCAATTGAAGATTTGAATGTATCAGGCATGATGGCTAATCACAGGCTAGCTGGGTCTGTTGCTGACCAAGGGTTTTACGAATTCAAGAGACAGCTGGAATACAAATGTGAATGGTATGGCTCAAAGTTAGTCATTGTAGACAGATTCTACCCATCATCTCAACTGTGTTCAAGTTGTGGGCATCGTCAAAAAATGACCTTGAAAATCAGGACTTACAACTGTCCTAAGTGTGGGTTGAGTCTTGACAGAGACTTAAACGCAGCAATTAATTTAAAAAACGCCGTAGGCTCTATGGTGTCTGCCTGTGGACGGAGTGCTGCCGACAGTTCCGGAAGAAGCAGGAAATAAACAGCTTTAACGAGCTTTGGTGAGTTTTGCAGAAGTTTTATGGAGCAGAAAAACATTAGTGCTAACACTTGGCGTAAATATTGACCATATTGCCACAATTCGTCAGGCGCGGCGCACTGTAGAACCTGACCCAGTGGCAGCAGCGGTGTTGGCAGAGCTTGCTGGTGCGGATGGCATCACTGCACATCTAAGAGAGGACCGACGTCACATTCAACACAGAGACATTGCTCTGTTAAGACAAACGGTGCGAACTCATCTGAATTTGGAAATGGCACCTACCGATGAAATGGTAGCGATCGCTCTAGAGGTCAAACCCGATTACGTTACCCTCGTACCAGAAAAACGAGAAGAAGTGACTACCGAGGGAGGGCTAGATGTAGCAGGACAAATGCCTCGCCTTAGTGAGGTTGTAGCCCAGTTACAGAGGGCTGGTATTCCCGTTAGCTTATTTATAGACGCTGATCCTGCCCAAATCGATGCTTCTGCTAAAACAAAAGCTAAATTTATTGAGCTGCACACGGGAAGTTATGCAGAAGCTACTGATGAAGTCAGTCAGGCTAAAGAATTAAAAGTTTTGGCCTCCGGATGCCAACAAGCGATTGCTGCTGGCTTACGAGTTAATGCTGGTCATGGTCTTACCTACTGGAATGTTTACCCGGTTGCTTGTATCGAAGGTATGGAAGAACTAAATATTGGTCATAGCATCATTGCTAGGGCATCTTTGGTAGGTATAGAACGGGCGGTCAGAGAAATGAAACAAGCGATGCAAGGTAAATTTTGAGCTTTCCTAAGTAACTGAAACTATGCAAACTTACTACTACGTTTTAGCCAGTCAAAAGTTCTTTGAAGAAGAACCATTGGAGGAAGTACTTCGGGAACGTACCAGGCACTATCATGAACAGGAAAAAGAAATAGACTTTTGGTTAGTCAACCAGCCAGCATTCTTGGAAAGTTCCCAAATGTCCCAGGTCAAGCAGGAATGTCCGCAACCAGCCACGGCAATTATTTCTACTAATCCTAAGTTCATCACCTGGTTAAAGCTGCGCCTAGAATTTGTCAAAACTGGTGAATTTCAGGCACCATCAGATGATATACCTGACCCTCTAGCGTCTCTGGCATCAGTTTGATGGTTAGTTTTTTGCTTCCAAGACAGTGGCTATGGGTCTACTATCTAATCATCTATGACCAGGGAAACAATACAGTTTATTTTACAAATTTTCTCGATAGCACTGGCGGCTTTAGCTGGTGTTTTTGATTCGGTTTATGCTCAACCAATAACTCCTCAATGCCAACCACCACAAAACGGCGAGTACATTTTGTTAGTGCTTAGCCGAATTAGGAAAAATCACGAACAAATTCAAAGAATTTTACCCAATAGCGCAAAAACTGATTTTTGTCAATATTTGGAAGACACAGTAACTCGGGTTGGGGGTTTCAGAGGGATTAACGATGCCAAAGATTGGGCACGCTATCTGGATCAGGTAGTGGGATACTCAGCTTTTGTAGTTCAATCTCCACCGTCAAGCCAGCCTACTACTATACAACCTACTACACCAGGTTATACTCCTCAGAGATTGGGTGATGGTTATGCAGTTCTGGTGGACTACTTCAATCAACCAGAAGTGGCATCCCGACTAGAGCAACTACTGGGCGTCAATGTTGGCTTGGTTTCTTATGCTCAGCGACCTTACTTACTGACAGTACACACAACTAGTGAAACCCAAGCTAACTCAATCTTAAGGCGACTGAGCGCAGAGGGTTTTTGGGTAATGGTTGTTGATAGTCGCCGAGTTACCCTACTAAAACGTAAGGTGGTTCGCTTTTAACTAGTTCCGTTTGAACTAGGTAATGGCAAATTACTAATTAAAATTACTAATTAACTAATTAACAGGATTAATAAGCCGTTGCTGCTATACAAGAAATAGCGATACCTAACACCAAACCAACAAGCACCTGAAAAGGTGTATGACCTAATAATTCCTTAAGGCGGTCTTCTTTCAACTCTTTGTCTTCGCTAAAAAACTGATCGATAATTTGGTTGAGAATTCGAGCTTGCTTACCGGCAGCTTGCCTGACACCAGTAGCATCATACATGACTATGATGGCAAACACTAAAGCGATCGCAAACTCTGGAGAAGCCCATCCTACTGTTTGTCCTACACCAAATGCCAAGGCAGTGACGAGTGCTGAGTGAGAACTAGGCATTCCACCAGCAGTTATCAATACCTGAAGATTAGGTTTGCGATTTTTGGTTAGATCAACCAAAAACTTAAATAGTTGAGCTACCAGACAAGCAATGAGCGCAACCAGCAACACCTGGTTGTTTAGGATGTCGCTAAAGTCCTGCATAATTATTTATTTTAAATTGGTCATTGGTCATCGATAACTCAGCATTGGGGAAACGATGAAGGATGAATGATCAAGTATTAATTATTAAGTATCTTCCCCCGATAGCGTCCCTTATAGGGTATAATCAAGGATGAAGTATGTTTTTTTGGTGTTCCTGTAGGCTAGGATTAAACACTTCATCCTTTAACTGTCGTTGGCCTTACCCCAATACCAAGTACCTTAATGAGTGCGATTCACAATAAAATCAGCGATCGCAATCAGGGGTTGAGCCTTTTCCCCAAAGGATTCCATTTGAGCTTTTGCCTCATTCACCAGCTCTTGGGCTTTGGCTTTTGATGCCTCTAGCCCCCAGAGGCTAGGATAAGTTGCCTTTTGTGCTTTAACATCCTTACCTGCTGTTTTACCCAGTTCCTCCTGGGTAGCAGTTATGTCTAGGATGTCATCGACAATTTGAAATGCTAAACCAATATTTTGGGCATATTTGGATAGCCTTTGTAAATTAGCTGTGGTTGCCCCTGCCAATATTCCACCACAAACTACACAGGCTTCTAACAAAGCACCAGTTTTATGAGTATGGATAAAGGTGAGCGTTTCTTCTTTAATATCCGACTTACCTTCTGATTCGAGATCAAGCACTTGACCCCCAACCAATCCGGATGCCCCGACTGCTCTACCCAACCAGGCAACTACCTGCAAAACTTGGGGAGCTGGTACATTTTTAGTTTGAGCCGCCGCATATTCAAATGCATAAGCTAATAAACCATCACCTGCGAGGATGGCAATGTCCTCACCAAATACTTTGTGGTTAGTTAGTTTACCCCGACGGTAATCGTCATTGTCCATTGCTGGTAGGTCATCATGAATCAATGACATGGTATGGATCATTTCCAGAGCGCAGGAGGTTGGCATTGCCATCTCCACTGTGCCACCCATCAGCTCACAGGTAGCTAGGCACAGAATCGGGCGCAAGCGTTTACCTCCAGCCAAAAGAGAATAACGCATTGCCTCGTAAATTTTGTCGGGCTCCATTCGGGGCAGAGCCTGGTCTAAAGCTGACTCAATTAGAGCCTTTCGCTCTTTTAAGTAAGTTACTAAGTCTAAACTTGGGGATTCCCTCTTGGGGGTAGGTCGCCCCTCCGTCGCTACCATGCCTTGATTCCTTGATTATCTGATTCTTCTAACAATTTTACGGGTCTGGGGGTCTTATTGAAACTACCTTGTCTAATTCTTGTGCTTCTCGTTTGATGGACAAAACTCTTTACTGATGCTACTTAGGATTGTCGAGTTTTGAAATTTATCAGTGGCGCTAAACTAAAGTCTAACCCTGTCAATCCCCACATTTAATATGTTCTTAAACAAACAAGACAGATTTATAATAATTTTATATTTTCTAGCTTTCAGTCTTCTTAATTAGTTCTTTTGTTGACCTAGCTTGCTGTGAACTGAAATTACTTTACTCATAAACAACGGTTTAATTGATTGATTGTTATCAATCTTCACGAGAGCAAAACTGTTCAAGAATACCTATTTGTATAACTAAGGATTGTATTATTTAGTAGCATAGCCACTGTCATCGGTCCGACGCCACCAGGGACAGGGGTAATATATCGGGCGGTTTCCTGAACAGAGTCAAAGTGGACATCTCCTACAAGACGAGATTTTTCTTGTTGATCACTAACGCGATTGATACCAACATCAATTACCACAGCACCTGGTTTTACCATGTCCCTGGTAATCAGTTGAGGTCGTCCCACAGCTGCTACCAAAATATCAGCTCGACGTGTCAGCTCACCCAGATCTTGGGTGCGCGAATGAGCAATTGTGACTGTAGCGTTGGCTTCTAGTAGCATCAGTGCCAGAGGTTTACCTACTAAAATACTACGTCCTACCACTACTGTCTGTTTACCAGACAAATTAATCTGGTACTCTTGCAACAGGTGCATGATCCCTGCTGGTGTACAGCTACGTAAACCAGGCTCTCCCCTGAGCAGACGACCTAGATTAACAGGGTGTAATCCATCAACATCTTTATCCGGATGGATTTGGTGCAGTAATGAAACAGCATCTAGGTGGTCGGGTAAGGGCAGCTGGACCAGAATTCCATCTACACGCTGATCTTGATTGAGGGAGTTAATGGTTTGCTCAAGTTCTGCTTGGGACGTGTTACTGGAAAAATGACGACCAAAAGAAGCAATGCCCACCTGACCACAGGCACGTTCCTTATTACGAACATAGGCAGCGCTAGCAGGGTTGTCACCTACCATCAACACTGCTAATCCAGGTGGTCGTCCATATTTTAACGTCAGCTTCTGTGTCTGTTCTTGCAGCTGGGTCTGAATTTTTTTAGCTATGGTCTTACCATCGAGTATGTTGGTCATTGGTCAATTGGGTTAAACAGTGTAGACGGGTGTACAGATGCTGCTTACTTGGGTTAGAACATTGTAGATGCATGGAGCGACTTACTCTAGGCTGGGGAACGAACATTCAAGTTTCAACCTACTTCCTTTTTCACTCCTCCAAACAGAGTTCATTGGCAACTGACAACTGAAAACATCATAGGATTTCAATATGCCAACTAAGTATTGGTCAACTCTTTTACCGTTTTGGGTTTTACTTGTAGGAGCCGGGACTGTTGGCTGTAGTCCCTTAGCCCATAATGGCATTCATCAGCTTAATATTAGCTACCCTGGTGTGAAGGTCACAAAAATCCTTGATATACCACAAAATCAGAATACTATCGATACCGTTTACCTTCGGGGTAAAGTTACTAATCAAGCACCACTTTTAGATGCGAATGCTTATGAACTCCAGGATGCCACTAGTACCATTTGGGTAGTCTCTCAGGGAACTTTGCCCAATATCGGTGATCAAGTCTTGATCCACGGTAAGGCTCAATTTCAAAGCATTCCCATCGCTGGACAAGATTTGGGTGAATTCTTTGTTCAAGAGCTTGAGCAGCTCAAACGGCAAGTCTATCAACCCAAGTCCCCCTTACTTCCAAGACCAACAGATGAGCAGTAAGCAAGTTCAAGTAGCGATCGCTATTCTATATCGGCAAGGTCAGTTCCTGATGCAGCTACGGGACAATATTCCTGGTATTCTTTACCCCGGTTTGTGGGGTTTATTTGGGGGACACATCGAACCTGGAGAAACCCCTATCGAAGCTCTCAAGCGGGAATTGGTGGAAGAAATTAGCTATGCACTACCCTCAGCATCTTTGTTTGGCCATTATCCTGAACCCCATGTGTTCCGCCATGTTTTTGCAGTACCCCTGACCGTGGAAGTCTCACAATTGGTCTTAGGGGAAGGCTGGGATATGGGCTTGTTAACTCCTGAGCAGATTCGTCAGGGCGAGTCTTATTCTGCCAAGGCTGGTCAGGTGCGACCCCTTGGTCCTGCTCATCAGCGTATTTTACTGGATTTTCTGGAGAAGCGATCCAGCTTAGTATAACCGTCCCTAAAAGCGACGCTTGGCCAAGAGCAACCCTCCAACCTTAGACTTTCGTCCACGCTACGGAAACAACCTTCAACCCTTCAGGGACAACAAGCATGCTTGTTGTCCCTGATTTGATTTTAACGATTGTTGAATTGCAATTTGATGGCTCTTCCGTACTTGTTATGCTAAATAAACACTTTCTTGATGCAGTCGCTCATGGGGGAAACCACGGCAGTCGCTCATGGGGGGGACCCCCAAGACCGCGCTGCCTCCCCAAGACCGCGCTGCATCGCTTGGCAAAGGGAGCAGGGAGCAGGGAGCAGGGAGCAGGGTAAAGAGGCAGTATTCAGAAAATTTTATTAGTTAAATTGCCTTATAACCCTTATTCAGCAAGCTTTATGAGTTTTTTTAACTGGAAATTTAGCATAGTAGGTACTGAAGAACCAATTTGATTAAATAATTAATTCCAAAAATCGGATTTATTGGTATTTCTTTTTTGCCTCTAATTCCCTTTAAAATTCACTTTTTATTATTTTTTATTTTGTTAGCAAAAATAACGGGAAGTTAAAGACTGACTGTCATGGGAAGTAGTTCTATTATCAAGATTCTGTCAAGGGAACAGAGTCAGAAGTTACCGTAAGGATAGTGAAGCCTTTATGGTTAGTCGGTTATGCATAAAAACCTGAGTTCGATGTAGAAAGGGACACTGAAAACCAAGCCAGAAAAGACTTATGTCAATTAAGGGTAATTATTGATAATAAACACCAGCAAAAAACTAATCTTAATTTATTAAATTAGGCTAAATTAAAACCTATAAAAAAAATTAGATTCAGGAAAAATTACCCGACTAAAGCGGGTAGATTTTCCTGTTCAGTTTTCTCTACCTTTAAAGAAGGTTTTTTGTTTTGAAATGTATAAGCTACTAAACCAGCTATCATATTTACCATAAAGTTAGAGACACTTCTATGACGAGAATGAGAAACTTGATAAATAGTTTTTAATTGGTCATTAACGGTTTCTATCAATGAACGTTTTCTTAGCATAAATTTTTCCCACAACTCAACTAGCTGATTCTTCATATTTTTCTTAAAAGGAGTAATCAGCTTGAGGGAGTGTAAAGATAACTCTTTAAATAATTTCTTGGAAATGTATCCTTTATCTCCAAAAAGTCTTCCCTCTAAATTTTGTGCTAAGCTGGGTACTGGTACTCGATCATCCACATTGGCTGGTGTCAATTGAAAGGCTAATAATTCTCCTTGATCATTAATGATAAGATGTAGCTTAAACCCATAATACCAACCTATAGAGTTCTTTCCCCAAGCAGATAATCCCTTAAATACCTTATTTCTTTTTGCTCTTTTTGGATGACAGATTGGAATAGGTGTACTATCAATAAAACTAATGCCCGTATTTTTTCCTTTGCGACTATTCAGATAACAAAGTAATGGCATTAAGGTTTGAGGGATTAATTCAATAAAGCGATTATAACTAACTAAATTGGGGAAATGACTTGAGTTATAGTTAGCAATGTGATTGATATAATACCTTTTAAAGCAACGATAATTAGAGCCATGAAAATAAATTAGTATTGTCATCACTTCACTTAAAGCTAGACGATTTTTTCTTTTTCTTTTTTTTTGGGTTATTTTGTCAGAAATAAACTGGCTTTTAACTCCCAATTCAAAAACTTTACAAAAATCGTCTAACTCCCAGAACAAAGTCTCTATATCTATCATGATTATTGTTTTTAGTATAACATTTTAACTTTAATTTAAAGGGGTTTCTATTATTTAAGATCAGCAATTTTCGACCGGTTATTTAATAAAACTTAATTAAATTTAAAAAAAAGTTACTGATTGATTTTTTATCTTCGCCCTATTTCTCAACAAATTTAACTAATTGAGAAATTTAGGATAGGGGATAAAATCCTGTACCTCTTACTGAAAGTGCTTAAGAGCCAATTTCCTTATATCGAACTCAGGTCAAGAGAGTTAGCCAGTCGAGCAGTCAGAGCTATTAAGGACTGGAATTACAATCATCCAGAGCATAAGTGGTGCATAACTAACAAGCTGATTAGTGAGCTAACTGGGGTGACCCCAAAAGCGATCGCTAAGGTTGTAGAGGGAATGGGGATTGAAGACTACAACGCCATGCAGGGACTGACTCCAGTGGTTAATCGCAGTAGGAAAGCTGCTGTAGGAAGCATTTCTGATGTGGTCAGCATAGCTGATATGTTGGGGGTGGATTAGGGGGAAAGGTTCCGTCACTCCTGCCACATCTTGCCACAGTAATGTCAGCACTGCCGCCACCATCAATCCTTCTCTCTAAACTCCAGTTATACTTAAATCAAATTTTTCAGGCACGAAAAAATTGGCTAGTCCATGGTTAGTGCCATCACAGCTTTTTGGACATGTAAACGATTTTCTGCTTCCTCAAAGACAACACTCTGGGGACCATCAATGATCGCATCTGTCACTTCAATATTTCGATCAGCAGGTAATGGATGCAGATAAATTGCATCTTCTTTAGCTGTAGCCATTTTTTCTTCATTCATAATCCAGGTTTGATATTGATCCTGGATTTGCCTACCTTCTTGTACTTCTGTTGTTGTCAACATAGGACTCCAAGACTTAGCATAAACAATATCTGCATCGTGTATGGCCTCCTGCATATTATTGAAAATTTCAAGCTTAGTCGAGTATTTACGAGACTGTTCATAGGCTGTAGCCAGAATAGCAGGCATCAAAGAGAATTCAGGTGGATGCGCTAGGGCAATATCAATCCCAAAGCGAGGCATTTGTAAGATTAGTGATTGGGGAACTGATAAGGGTTTAAGGTATGAAGAAGCATAAGCCCAAGAAATTACCATCTTCTTCTTTGACAAATTACGTCCTTTACTCTCCATAATGGTCATCAGATCGGCTAGAGCTTGAAATGGATGATAGACGTCACACTGCATATTTAGGACAGGCACACGAGCCGCTGCTGCCGTGTGGTTAAGGTATTGATTACCAATTCCCCACCCAATGTGTCTGATGGCAATACCATCAAAGTATCGACCATAGATTTCACCGATTTCTTTCTCTCTATCCCCATGTGAGATTTGAGTGGTTCCTGGCTCAATAAAGGCAGCATGCC includes:
- a CDS encoding YaaW family protein produces the protein MDELRTALELATVEELQQMTDILFCRRFNPLDYLQLPEPIDIQSQNREAWLDSLEERFRFLAADGVTVLKGRTSEVTYRQALIQVCRYLKIPYYQRLTTTDLEAEIFLHLMEKTWKRLPTQEQQSLTVQVQKSLAKSKLPEPLPVQIQHNPIDFLLKGGSALALTSILKPIILQQVARQFALHFARYQVAKQALVKGGLAAAAQFQNYFTLQTARQGMALSAARYGVTRSVFACLGPIMWSYFFVDLGWRAIATNYGRIIPTILTLAQIRLTRAECWEPV
- a CDS encoding acyl-CoA desaturase, coding for MSISSSTAPQVSTLQKTVVTTVIAMSPLGVIAAIVVMLLQKLNVQPLDIGLFLGMYILNFIGITVGYHRLFSHRAFHTGPFIRAFLAIAGCMAAQGPVTSWVHHHRCHHIYSDQDGDTHSPHLHQGGFWGFIQGFWHSHIAWIVNVDWQPPYKYAPDLIKDKLIRRIDNLYVFWVLLSLLIPGFLGGVLTGSVSGVLGGLIWGGAFRIFLVRQITFCVNSVCHLWGNELFTTSDMSKNNPIVAILTLGEGWHNNHHAFPNSARFGHYWWQLDLGWLFILLLQRLGLAWNVKLPSKDELQPRSI
- a CDS encoding RNA-guided endonuclease InsQ/TnpB family protein — its product is MYKALQTKLKLNNHQKTLMAKHAGYSRWVYNWGLALWQQAYSEGLKPSASKLRKLFTNHVKPQYPWMNQLSSKVYQYAFIDLGEAIARFFKGNGGYPRFKKKGAHDSFTIDNSGAPIKLSGCKHKLPLLGWVRTYEPLPEVTTKKITISRQADGWYLSFHYGHEPNPTPKQIDVVGVDLGVKALAVLSTGEIICGSKPYRQAKKQLARCQRDLSRKVKGSQNWYKAVNRLAKKHQRVANIRKDTLHKLTAYLAKNHGTVAIEDLNVSGMMANHRLAGSVADQGFYEFKRQLEYKCEWYGSKLVIVDRFYPSSQLCSSCGHRQKMTLKIRTYNCPKCGLSLDRDLNAAINLKNAVGSMVSACGRSAADSSGRSRK
- a CDS encoding pyridoxine 5'-phosphate synthase — encoded protein: MLTLGVNIDHIATIRQARRTVEPDPVAAAVLAELAGADGITAHLREDRRHIQHRDIALLRQTVRTHLNLEMAPTDEMVAIALEVKPDYVTLVPEKREEVTTEGGLDVAGQMPRLSEVVAQLQRAGIPVSLFIDADPAQIDASAKTKAKFIELHTGSYAEATDEVSQAKELKVLASGCQQAIAAGLRVNAGHGLTYWNVYPVACIEGMEELNIGHSIIARASLVGIERAVREMKQAMQGKF
- a CDS encoding MgPME-cyclase complex family protein, which produces MQTYYYVLASQKFFEEEPLEEVLRERTRHYHEQEKEIDFWLVNQPAFLESSQMSQVKQECPQPATAIISTNPKFITWLKLRLEFVKTGEFQAPSDDIPDPLASLASV
- a CDS encoding divergent PAP2 family protein, which codes for MQDFSDILNNQVLLVALIACLVAQLFKFLVDLTKNRKPNLQVLITAGGMPSSHSALVTALAFGVGQTVGWASPEFAIALVFAIIVMYDATGVRQAAGKQARILNQIIDQFFSEDKELKEDRLKELLGHTPFQVLVGLVLGIAISCIAATAY
- the crtE gene encoding geranylgeranyl diphosphate synthase CrtE is translated as MVATEGRPTPKRESPSLDLVTYLKERKALIESALDQALPRMEPDKIYEAMRYSLLAGGKRLRPILCLATCELMGGTVEMAMPTSCALEMIHTMSLIHDDLPAMDNDDYRRGKLTNHKVFGEDIAILAGDGLLAYAFEYAAAQTKNVPAPQVLQVVAWLGRAVGASGLVGGQVLDLESEGKSDIKEETLTFIHTHKTGALLEACVVCGGILAGATTANLQRLSKYAQNIGLAFQIVDDILDITATQEELGKTAGKDVKAQKATYPSLWGLEASKAKAQELVNEAKAQMESFGEKAQPLIAIADFIVNRTH
- the folD gene encoding bifunctional methylenetetrahydrofolate dehydrogenase/methenyltetrahydrofolate cyclohydrolase FolD; protein product: MTNILDGKTIAKKIQTQLQEQTQKLTLKYGRPPGLAVLMVGDNPASAAYVRNKERACGQVGIASFGRHFSSNTSQAELEQTINSLNQDQRVDGILVQLPLPDHLDAVSLLHQIHPDKDVDGLHPVNLGRLLRGEPGLRSCTPAGIMHLLQEYQINLSGKQTVVVGRSILVGKPLALMLLEANATVTIAHSRTQDLGELTRRADILVAAVGRPQLITRDMVKPGAVVIDVGINRVSDQQEKSRLVGDVHFDSVQETARYITPVPGGVGPMTVAMLLNNTILSYTNRYS
- a CDS encoding NUDIX hydrolase, with the protein product MSSKQVQVAIAILYRQGQFLMQLRDNIPGILYPGLWGLFGGHIEPGETPIEALKRELVEEISYALPSASLFGHYPEPHVFRHVFAVPLTVEVSQLVLGEGWDMGLLTPEQIRQGESYSAKAGQVRPLGPAHQRILLDFLEKRSSLV